Proteins encoded together in one Gemmatimonadales bacterium window:
- a CDS encoding SRPBCC domain-containing protein — protein MAATAERQSSHKLEVRHTYAQPPERLFRAWTTPNDLKRWHAPRDLVVSLAELDVRVGGRYRIHMRQPDGTEHRVSGEYTIVNPPRRLAFTWEWEQSDRASLVTIDFLPWGTGGTELVLTHEDFPTDTERNNHEHGWSSIAEKLAGALADGGR, from the coding sequence ATGGCAGCCACGGCCGAGCGGCAATCGTCGCACAAGCTCGAAGTCCGGCACACCTACGCGCAACCGCCGGAGCGGCTCTTCCGCGCGTGGACCACGCCGAACGACCTGAAGCGCTGGCACGCGCCCAGGGATCTCGTCGTGAGCCTGGCGGAGCTCGATGTGCGTGTGGGCGGGCGCTACCGGATTCACATGCGCCAACCCGACGGCACCGAGCACCGCGTGAGCGGCGAGTACACGATCGTGAACCCGCCGCGGAGGCTGGCGTTCACCTGGGAATGGGAGCAGAGCGACCGCGCGAGCCTCGTGACCATCGACTTCCTGCCGTGGGGCACCGGTGGCACCGAGCTGGTGCTCACGCACGAGGACTTCCCGACGGACACGGAGCGGAACAACCACGAGCACGGGTGGAGCTCGATCGCGGAGAAGCTGGCGGGCGCCCTGGCCGACGGGGGGAGGTAA
- a CDS encoding metalloregulator ArsR/SmtB family transcription factor: MVYHQTALDRTFAALADPTRRAIVARLSRGEAAIGDLARPFAMSLPAVSKHIRVLERAGLASVRREGRRRRCRLVAAPLHGAADWVEQYRRFWEGQLDQLARYLDDETSTEKEGPWQPRPSGNRRTSSKSGTPTRNRRSGSSARGPRRTT; encoded by the coding sequence ATGGTTTACCATCAAACGGCGCTCGATCGCACCTTCGCCGCCCTGGCCGACCCGACGCGGCGCGCCATCGTGGCGCGGCTCAGCCGGGGCGAGGCGGCCATCGGCGATCTCGCGCGCCCGTTCGCCATGTCGCTGCCGGCCGTTTCCAAGCACATCCGGGTGCTGGAGCGCGCGGGGCTGGCGAGCGTCCGGCGCGAGGGCCGGCGGCGGCGGTGCCGCCTCGTTGCCGCCCCGCTCCACGGCGCGGCCGACTGGGTGGAGCAGTACCGGCGGTTCTGGGAGGGACAGCTCGATCAACTCGCTCGCTATCTGGACGACGAAACCTCAACGGAAAAGGAAGGCCCATGGCAGCCACGGCCGAGCGGCAATCGTCGCACAAGCTCGAAGTCCGGCACACCTACGCGCAACCGCCGGAGCGGCTCTTCCGCGCGTGGACCACGCCGAACGACCTGA
- a CDS encoding SDR family oxidoreductase, translating to MTATDLAGRTFLVTGANSGLGRATVKALAARGGAVVLAGRSEERTRPVLHAIRARNPGADARFLQVDVSDLSSVRRAAESFLASGARLDVLMNNAGVAGTRALSADGFDLTYATNHIGPFLFTNLLLPRLREAPQGRIVNVSSAAHLGVKGLDWTMLERRKEPVRSGFPAYGATKLMNVLHAKELARRLHGTRVTTYALHPGAVASNIWRALPLPARWLLKLFLTSNEKGARTQLYCATAPELASASGRYYDKRGEARSNPLAEDAPLARELWDRTEAAVPH from the coding sequence ATGACCGCCACCGATCTTGCAGGCCGCACTTTCCTCGTCACCGGCGCCAACTCCGGCCTCGGCCGCGCCACCGTCAAGGCGCTCGCCGCGCGCGGCGGAGCCGTCGTGCTCGCCGGGCGCTCCGAGGAGCGCACCCGCCCGGTGCTCCACGCGATCCGCGCGCGGAACCCCGGCGCCGATGCGCGCTTTCTCCAGGTCGACGTCTCCGACCTCTCCTCCGTGCGCCGCGCCGCCGAGTCGTTTCTCGCGAGCGGCGCGCGGCTCGACGTACTGATGAACAACGCCGGCGTGGCCGGCACCCGCGCGCTTTCGGCCGACGGCTTCGATCTCACCTACGCCACCAATCACATCGGCCCGTTCCTCTTCACCAACCTGCTCCTGCCGAGGCTGCGCGAGGCGCCGCAGGGGCGGATCGTGAACGTCTCGAGCGCGGCCCATCTGGGCGTAAAGGGACTCGACTGGACGATGCTGGAGCGCCGCAAGGAGCCCGTGCGGAGCGGCTTCCCGGCCTACGGCGCCACCAAGCTCATGAACGTGTTACATGCGAAGGAGCTGGCGCGCCGGCTGCACGGCACGCGGGTGACCACCTACGCGCTTCACCCGGGCGCCGTCGCGTCGAACATCTGGCGCGCGCTCCCGTTGCCGGCGCGGTGGCTGCTCAAGCTCTTCCTCACCTCGAACGAGAAGGGTGCGCGCACCCAGCTCTACTGCGCGACCGCGCCGGAGCTCGCCAGCGCGTCCGGGCGCTATTACGACAAACGCGGCGAGGCCCGGTCGAATCCGCTGGCCGAGGACGCGCCACTGGCCCGCGAGCTGTGGGACCGGACCGAGGCCGCGGTGCCTCACTAA
- a CDS encoding DoxX family protein codes for MPAYIPSFGMLHLGLLIARLVLGLGLAAHGAQKLFGWFGGAGLAGTANFLESAGFYPGRQMARMAGLGEFVGGLLTALGLFGPIGPAIMLAVMLVAMSQNLGHGFFATDGGIEVALLYCAGGLVLATTGPGAYSLDGLLGLSFFETAELTAVVLIVALIGAGVVLGRRSRGPAASARR; via the coding sequence ATGCCTGCATACATCCCGAGCTTCGGCATGCTCCACCTTGGCCTGCTGATCGCCCGGCTCGTGCTGGGCTTGGGGCTCGCCGCCCACGGCGCGCAGAAGCTGTTCGGCTGGTTCGGGGGCGCCGGGCTCGCCGGCACCGCCAACTTTCTCGAGTCGGCCGGGTTCTATCCGGGCCGCCAGATGGCCAGGATGGCAGGCCTCGGCGAATTCGTCGGCGGCTTGCTCACGGCCCTCGGACTGTTCGGGCCGATCGGGCCGGCAATCATGCTGGCCGTCATGCTGGTCGCGATGAGCCAGAATCTGGGCCATGGCTTCTTCGCGACCGATGGCGGCATCGAAGTCGCCCTGCTCTACTGCGCGGGCGGTCTCGTACTCGCGACCACAGGCCCGGGCGCGTATTCGCTCGATGGGCTCCTGGGCTTGAGCTTCTTCGAGACGGCGGAGCTCACGGCGGTGGTACTGATCGTGGCGCTCATCGGAGCCGGGGTAGTGCTCGGGCGGCGGAGCCGCGGCCCGGCGGCGTCGGCGAGGCGATAG
- a CDS encoding TM2 domain-containing protein, with amino-acid sequence MANEPSEKSRGVALALAVLLGPFGAHRFYAGRAESGALMACTLGGLGIWWLYDVVIVSAGELRDAEGRRITEWETQAPERRAELSADALAELHALRTEVAELAERMDFTERLLSSRAPDETRRVAPPG; translated from the coding sequence ATGGCGAACGAACCCTCGGAGAAATCCCGCGGCGTCGCCCTCGCGCTGGCGGTGCTCCTCGGCCCCTTCGGCGCGCACCGGTTCTACGCCGGCCGCGCCGAGAGCGGCGCGCTCATGGCGTGCACCCTTGGCGGGCTCGGCATCTGGTGGCTCTACGACGTGGTGATCGTGAGCGCCGGCGAGCTGCGCGACGCCGAGGGCCGGCGGATCACCGAGTGGGAGACGCAGGCGCCCGAGCGCCGCGCCGAGCTTTCCGCCGACGCGCTGGCCGAGCTGCACGCGCTCCGCACCGAAGTAGCGGAGCTGGCCGAGCGGATGGACTTCACCGAGCGCCTGCTTTCATCGCGCGCACCGGACGAGACCCGCCGCGTGGCGCCGCCCGGCTGA
- a CDS encoding Uma2 family endonuclease: protein MRDSDYGHARARHRLDSRVDARLRCVGAFAADRFVCRCTRIRRPTLRPRRHQFDPHTLVQPDVFVTPLVEGRRPRDWADIRTLLLAIEVLAPGTARADRRLKRRAYQRHGILEYWIVDLDARLIERWRPDDERPEVLGERLAWHPVPHLPQLELDLPELFTEVLDR from the coding sequence GTGAGGGACTCAGATTATGGGCATGCCCGAGCCCGTCACCGACTGGACAGCCGAGTGGACGCACGACTACGCTGTGTCGGCGCTTTCGCGGCGGATCGGTTCGTATGTCGATGCACAAGGATTCGGCGTCCTACTCTTCGCCCCCGCCGACATCAGTTCGACCCGCATACCCTGGTGCAGCCAGACGTTTTCGTGACGCCGCTCGTCGAGGGCCGCCGACCACGAGATTGGGCGGACATTCGCACGCTGCTTCTCGCTATCGAGGTGTTGGCGCCCGGCACCGCCCGGGCCGACCGGCGGCTCAAGCGCCGCGCCTACCAGCGGCATGGCATTCTCGAATACTGGATCGTCGACCTCGATGCCCGCCTGATCGAGCGCTGGCGCCCCGACGACGAGCGCCCCGAGGTTCTGGGCGAGCGCCTCGCATGGCATCCCGTCCCCCACCTGCCCCAGCTCGAGCTCGACCTCCCCGAGCTCTTCACCGAGGTGCTCGACCGTTGA
- a CDS encoding NAD(P)/FAD-dependent oxidoreductase, with translation MPGRERLDAVVVGAGPNGLSAAIALARAGRSVQLVEAAPTVGGGCRSAELTLPGFVHDVCSAVYPIGRASPFFLSLPLARHGLRWIEPDVPLAHPLDDGAALLTHDLYETARRLGPDANAYLDLVGPTVRNWHLIINELTGPLRIPCVGPRKLLAAAQFGLRAMLPVTTIARRFGTPAARALLAGCGAHSMLDLSAAGTGTFGLIFLASAHTVGWPIVAGGAGRLTGALASCLVELGGKIAFNCPVTTLDALPAHRAALLDVTPRQVLEMASERLARRAGGRAYMGQLRRYRYGPGAFKIDVALDGPIPWRDAQVLRAGTVHVGGTLEEIEAGEAEVAAGRVPQRPFVLVAQQSLFDPSRAPAGRHTAWAYCHVPNGSTVDMTDRMIAQIERFAPGFRDRILEIHRTGPADLHAYDANYIGGDIGGGSAELSQLFFRPVVRLDPYRTPDPAILLCSASTPPGAGVHGLCGWYAARSALRGVLGG, from the coding sequence ATGCCCGGACGCGAGCGACTTGACGCGGTGGTGGTGGGCGCCGGGCCCAACGGCCTGAGCGCCGCCATCGCGCTCGCCCGCGCGGGCCGCTCCGTGCAGCTCGTCGAGGCGGCACCTACCGTGGGCGGCGGCTGCCGCTCAGCCGAGCTTACGCTGCCGGGGTTCGTCCATGACGTGTGCAGCGCGGTGTATCCCATCGGGCGCGCGTCGCCGTTCTTCCTCTCGCTGCCGCTCGCGCGCCACGGGCTCCGGTGGATCGAACCGGACGTCCCGCTCGCCCATCCGCTCGACGACGGCGCGGCCCTCCTCACGCACGACCTGTACGAGACCGCCCGCCGCCTGGGCCCCGACGCCAATGCCTATCTCGACCTGGTGGGCCCGACGGTGCGGAACTGGCACCTCATCATCAACGAGCTGACCGGCCCGCTTCGCATTCCTTGTGTGGGCCCGCGCAAGCTGCTGGCCGCGGCGCAGTTCGGGCTTCGCGCCATGCTGCCGGTGACGACGATCGCGCGCCGGTTCGGGACGCCTGCGGCGCGCGCGCTCCTGGCCGGCTGCGGCGCGCACTCGATGCTCGATCTTTCGGCCGCCGGCACCGGCACCTTCGGGCTCATCTTCCTTGCGAGCGCGCATACGGTGGGCTGGCCCATCGTGGCCGGCGGCGCGGGGCGGCTCACCGGCGCGCTCGCCTCCTGCCTCGTGGAGCTGGGTGGCAAGATCGCGTTCAACTGCCCCGTCACCACGCTCGACGCGCTGCCGGCGCACCGCGCGGCGCTGCTCGACGTGACGCCGCGCCAGGTGCTCGAGATGGCGAGTGAGCGGCTCGCGCGGCGGGCGGGTGGGCGGGCGTACATGGGCCAGCTCCGCCGCTATCGCTACGGGCCCGGCGCGTTCAAGATCGACGTCGCCCTCGACGGGCCGATTCCCTGGCGGGATGCGCAGGTGCTCCGCGCCGGCACGGTGCACGTGGGCGGGACGCTCGAGGAGATCGAGGCGGGCGAGGCGGAGGTGGCGGCGGGACGGGTGCCGCAACGGCCGTTCGTGCTGGTGGCGCAGCAGTCGCTCTTCGATCCGTCGCGCGCGCCGGCGGGGCGGCACACGGCGTGGGCCTACTGCCACGTGCCGAACGGCTCGACGGTGGACATGACCGACCGCATGATCGCGCAGATCGAGCGCTTCGCGCCGGGCTTCCGCGACCGCATCCTCGAGATCCATCGCACCGGCCCCGCCGATCTTCATGCCTACGACGCCAACTACATCGGCGGCGACATCGGGGGCGGAAGCGCGGAGTTGAGCCAGCTCTTCTTCCGTCCCGTGGTGCGGCTCGATCCGTATCGCACGCCGGATCCCGCGATCCTGCTCTGCTCCGCGTCGACGCCGCCCGGCGCCGGCGTGCACGGGCTCTGCGGCTGGTACGCCGCGCGCTCGGCGCTCCGCGGGGTGCTCGGCGGGTGA
- a CDS encoding lipase maturation factor family protein, which translates to MSAAAPTYVLSRWLFLRLLGLVYLVAFASLAVQIVGLVGAHGLLPAAQFLQWARSIYGPDVHQMLPTIFWFGASDAALRGVAWAGAGLSLLVILDVAPLVTLAVLWVLYLSLTIAGQDFLGFQWDALLLEAGLLAVLWAPGNWLPLATRRMPSPLVRWVLVLLVVKLLFLSGITKLLSGDPTWRHATALEYHFFTQPLPTWLGWYAAKLPDGVLRAMTAGSVAVEVIAPWLLLAPARLRRVRLAGASALVLLQLGIAATGNYGFFNLLAVVLLVPALDDATLSRWLPVRIAAPERESEARRFVIAFVAPALLGLSFLSFAREIAYTVPRGRAVGYFPRWAGQALGVVAPFRAVNGYGLFRVMTTERPELVIEGSNDDEHWSEYVFRYKPGPLDRRPSFVAPHQPRLDWQMWFAALDPRGSAGWLSTLLDRLRAGTPEVLALLGRNPFPDAPPRYVRVVGYEYRFSTAEERRRTGAWWAREALGPLFAP; encoded by the coding sequence GTGAGCGCCGCCGCACCCACGTACGTTCTCTCGCGCTGGCTCTTCCTTCGGCTGCTGGGCCTCGTCTACCTGGTAGCGTTCGCCTCGCTCGCGGTGCAGATCGTGGGACTGGTCGGCGCGCACGGATTGCTGCCCGCGGCGCAATTCCTCCAGTGGGCGCGATCGATCTACGGGCCCGACGTCCACCAGATGCTGCCCACCATCTTCTGGTTCGGCGCAAGCGATGCCGCGCTCCGCGGGGTGGCCTGGGCGGGAGCGGGGCTCTCGCTCCTCGTGATCCTCGACGTGGCGCCGCTCGTCACCCTCGCGGTGCTCTGGGTGCTCTATCTATCACTCACCATCGCGGGCCAGGATTTCCTTGGCTTCCAGTGGGACGCGCTGCTGCTGGAGGCCGGTCTCCTCGCCGTGCTCTGGGCGCCGGGCAATTGGCTGCCGCTCGCGACGCGGCGCATGCCGTCGCCGCTCGTGCGCTGGGTGCTCGTGTTGCTCGTCGTGAAGCTCCTGTTTCTGTCGGGAATCACCAAGCTCCTGAGCGGCGACCCGACGTGGCGGCACGCGACCGCGCTCGAGTACCACTTCTTCACCCAGCCGCTCCCGACCTGGCTCGGGTGGTACGCGGCCAAGCTGCCGGACGGCGTGCTGCGGGCAATGACGGCGGGCTCGGTCGCGGTGGAGGTGATTGCGCCCTGGCTGCTCCTGGCGCCAGCGCGGCTCCGGCGGGTGCGGCTCGCCGGCGCCTCGGCGCTCGTGCTCCTGCAGCTCGGCATCGCCGCCACCGGCAACTACGGGTTCTTCAACCTGCTCGCGGTCGTCCTCCTCGTGCCCGCGCTGGACGACGCGACCCTCTCGCGATGGCTGCCGGTGCGGATCGCGGCGCCGGAGCGCGAGTCGGAGGCGCGGCGATTCGTGATCGCGTTCGTGGCGCCGGCGCTGCTCGGTTTGAGCTTCCTGAGCTTTGCGCGGGAGATCGCTTACACGGTGCCGCGCGGGCGCGCCGTCGGCTACTTCCCGCGCTGGGCCGGTCAGGCGCTCGGCGTCGTCGCGCCGTTCCGCGCCGTGAACGGCTACGGACTTTTCCGCGTGATGACGACGGAGCGCCCCGAGCTCGTCATCGAAGGCAGCAACGACGACGAGCATTGGTCGGAGTATGTGTTCCGCTACAAGCCGGGCCCGCTCGACCGCCGGCCGAGTTTCGTGGCGCCGCACCAGCCGAGGCTCGACTGGCAGATGTGGTTCGCGGCGCTCGATCCGAGGGGGAGCGCGGGCTGGCTCAGCACGCTGCTGGATCGCCTGCGCGCCGGCACGCCGGAGGTGCTGGCGCTGCTCGGCCGCAATCCATTTCCGGACGCGCCGCCGCGCTACGTGCGGGTGGTGGGCTACGAGTACCGGTTCAGTACGGCCGAGGAGAGGCGGCGGACCGGGGCGTGGTGGGCGCGGGAGGCGTTGGGGCCCCTGTTTGCCCCCTGA
- a CDS encoding M1 family aminopeptidase: MRWRGNGAGAALALLLAASAPLSAQTPRALPAAHSGADELMGPGISHALAERRARAIADVRYDLALDVTALDSAVGRVTVRFRRVDANANAGPAADRAVILDFRGRRLTSATANGQPLPPGAANGAHIRVPARLLVPDANVLEFGFVADIAPSGAPIIRNHDATDGSDYLYTLLVPADANQLFPCFDQPDLKGRVRLTLTAPAAWSVVANGSAAAADSAAGRAVVTTRFDETLPISTYLIAFAAGPWHRATSVHRGRTIHAYVRRSRAREADLDTLLAQNQRALDWLERYFGRRFPFEKFDFVLAPAFPFGGMEHPGAVFYNEDRFIFRERPTLPRRLARFATVLHECAHQWFGDLVTMRWFDDLWLKEGFATFMATKALADLDPAADAWKTFYLGNKPPAYAVDETRGTRPLWQSLDNLDQAKSNYGAIVYNKAPSVLAQLEYLVGGEAFRTGVRRFLAQHAYANATWQELLGAIGRAARRPLDEFGKNFMLRPGMPVVEQRLEMRGGRIERLTLVQHPAQALSGPAPWTERTDVILVYRGRPTLRMPVELKGHLTEVTAARGHAAPLFVFANARDHGYFLLLLDSASVRALEGGALGDVHDAFLRAMLWGALWNQVRAGRMAPERFVRMALREFPRERDEQIAPFVLARLGRAVSAYLTGDERARVQPEVERVLWRGAGNRASAYGVRKADLDAFIDLATTPEAVARLDTIFAADSAAGAPVKDPTRWDVVTRLLELGAPEADSRLTAEQARDTTPDGRRRAFIAGAGRPSAEVKREYFTRYFADSTLNEAWASGSLGPFNAIEHQALTLPYLRPALDSLPFIQTHRRIFFLESWIAAFLGGQTGEPALDAVHGYLADTPDLADDLRRKVLQYEDELARTVRLRGQTGAPTPPAPTTPRSAASPRPY, encoded by the coding sequence GTGCGCTGGCGGGGTAACGGGGCGGGCGCAGCGCTCGCGCTGCTGCTCGCCGCTTCAGCGCCGCTCTCCGCGCAGACTCCGCGCGCATTACCGGCGGCGCATTCCGGCGCGGACGAGCTGATGGGCCCCGGCATCTCCCACGCGCTCGCCGAGCGCCGTGCCCGCGCCATTGCTGACGTGCGCTACGATCTTGCGCTCGACGTGACCGCGCTCGACAGCGCGGTGGGACGGGTGACGGTGCGCTTTCGGCGCGTGGACGCAAACGCGAATGCCGGCCCCGCCGCCGACCGCGCTGTCATCCTCGATTTCCGCGGTCGCCGGCTCACGAGCGCCACCGCCAACGGCCAGCCGCTCCCGCCCGGCGCCGCGAACGGCGCCCACATCCGCGTGCCCGCGCGGCTCCTTGTGCCGGATGCCAACGTGCTCGAGTTCGGATTCGTCGCCGACATCGCGCCGAGCGGTGCGCCGATCATCCGGAACCACGACGCCACCGACGGGAGCGACTATCTCTACACGCTCCTCGTCCCCGCCGATGCCAACCAGCTCTTCCCCTGCTTCGACCAGCCCGACCTCAAGGGCCGCGTGCGGCTCACGCTCACCGCGCCGGCCGCGTGGAGCGTCGTCGCCAACGGATCGGCCGCTGCGGCGGACTCGGCGGCGGGCCGCGCGGTCGTCACCACCCGCTTCGACGAGACGCTGCCGATCAGCACCTACCTGATCGCGTTCGCCGCCGGCCCCTGGCACCGCGCCACTTCGGTGCACCGCGGCCGCACCATCCACGCCTACGTCCGCCGCTCGCGCGCCAGGGAGGCCGACCTCGACACCTTGCTCGCCCAGAACCAGCGCGCGCTCGACTGGCTCGAGCGCTACTTCGGGCGGCGCTTTCCGTTCGAGAAGTTCGATTTCGTGCTCGCACCCGCGTTTCCATTCGGCGGGATGGAGCACCCCGGCGCCGTCTTCTACAACGAGGACCGCTTCATCTTCCGCGAGCGCCCCACGCTGCCGCGGCGGCTCGCGCGGTTCGCCACCGTGCTGCACGAGTGCGCCCACCAGTGGTTCGGTGATCTCGTGACGATGCGCTGGTTCGACGATCTCTGGCTCAAGGAGGGCTTCGCCACCTTCATGGCGACCAAAGCTCTCGCCGACCTCGACCCCGCCGCCGACGCGTGGAAGACATTCTACCTCGGCAACAAGCCGCCCGCGTACGCGGTGGACGAAACCCGCGGCACCCGCCCGCTCTGGCAGTCGCTCGACAACCTCGACCAGGCCAAGAGCAACTACGGCGCGATCGTGTACAACAAGGCGCCGTCGGTGCTCGCCCAGCTCGAGTACCTCGTAGGCGGCGAAGCGTTCCGCACCGGCGTGCGCCGGTTCCTGGCGCAACACGCGTACGCCAACGCCACCTGGCAGGAGCTGCTCGGCGCCATCGGCCGCGCCGCGCGGCGGCCGCTCGACGAATTCGGCAAGAACTTCATGCTCCGGCCCGGCATGCCGGTGGTGGAGCAGCGGCTCGAGATGCGCGGCGGCCGGATCGAGCGACTGACACTCGTGCAGCACCCCGCGCAGGCGCTCTCGGGCCCGGCACCCTGGACCGAGCGCACCGATGTGATTCTGGTGTACCGGGGCCGGCCGACGCTCCGCATGCCGGTCGAGCTCAAGGGACACCTCACCGAGGTCACGGCCGCGCGCGGGCACGCCGCGCCGCTCTTCGTCTTCGCCAACGCGCGGGACCACGGCTACTTCCTGCTTCTTCTCGACAGCGCCAGCGTGCGCGCGCTCGAGGGCGGCGCGCTGGGCGACGTGCACGACGCGTTTCTGCGCGCGATGCTCTGGGGCGCACTCTGGAACCAGGTGCGCGCCGGACGGATGGCACCGGAGCGCTTCGTGCGCATGGCACTCCGCGAATTCCCGCGCGAGCGCGACGAGCAGATCGCGCCGTTCGTGCTGGCGCGGCTCGGGCGTGCCGTCAGCGCGTACCTCACCGGCGACGAGCGGGCGCGGGTACAGCCCGAGGTGGAGCGCGTGCTCTGGCGCGGCGCCGGCAACCGGGCGAGCGCGTACGGCGTGCGCAAGGCTGATCTCGACGCTTTCATCGACCTCGCCACGACGCCCGAGGCCGTGGCGCGCCTCGACACCATCTTTGCCGCCGACTCCGCCGCCGGCGCGCCGGTCAAGGACCCGACCCGTTGGGATGTCGTCACCCGCCTGCTCGAGCTCGGCGCACCGGAGGCCGATTCGCGCCTCACGGCCGAGCAGGCGCGCGACACCACGCCCGACGGCCGCCGCCGCGCGTTCATCGCCGGCGCCGGCCGGCCGAGCGCGGAGGTGAAGCGCGAGTACTTCACCCGCTACTTTGCCGACAGCACGCTCAACGAGGCGTGGGCCTCAGGCAGCCTCGGGCCGTTCAACGCCATCGAGCACCAGGCGCTCACGTTGCCGTACTTGCGGCCCGCGCTCGACTCGCTGCCATTCATCCAGACCCACCGCCGGATCTTCTTCCTCGAGAGCTGGATCGCCGCTTTCCTGGGCGGCCAGACCGGCGAGCCCGCGCTCGATGCGGTGCACGGCTACCTGGCCGATACTCCCGATCTCGCGGACGATTTGCGCCGGAAGGTCTTGCAGTACGAGGACGAGCTGGCGCGGACGGTGCGGCTCAGGGGGCAAACAGGGGCCCCAACGCCTCCCGCGCCCACCACGCCCCGGTCCGCCGCCTCTCCTCGGCCGTACTGA
- a CDS encoding HD domain-containing protein: MQTILRRYDSLSCAHPQGGPIPDLARLLDALEFAASKHRAQRRKDSAASPYINHPVAVANVIATRGDVTDLATLIAAVLHDTVEDTATTFAELERRFGPEVRGLVAEVTDDKQLLKAERKRLQVAHAAGASAKAKVIKLGDKICNVLDVTLSPPPDWSTERRLEYLDWTEQVIAGCRGVNPGLEAYYDQVLAEGRRALAG, encoded by the coding sequence ATCCAGACAATACTCCGGCGCTATGACAGTTTATCTTGCGCCCATCCCCAAGGAGGCCCCATTCCGGATCTCGCCCGGCTGCTCGACGCCCTCGAGTTCGCGGCCAGCAAGCACCGCGCCCAGCGCCGGAAGGACAGCGCCGCATCGCCCTACATCAACCACCCGGTCGCGGTGGCGAACGTGATCGCCACCCGCGGTGACGTCACCGATCTCGCGACGCTCATCGCGGCGGTCCTGCACGACACGGTGGAGGACACCGCCACCACGTTTGCCGAGCTGGAGCGCCGCTTCGGCCCGGAGGTACGCGGACTCGTGGCCGAGGTGACCGACGATAAGCAGTTGCTCAAGGCGGAGCGCAAGCGGCTCCAGGTGGCGCACGCGGCCGGCGCGTCGGCCAAAGCGAAGGTGATCAAGCTGGGCGACAAGATCTGCAACGTGCTCGACGTGACGTTGTCGCCGCCGCCCGACTGGAGCACCGAGCGGCGGCTCGAGTATCTCGACTGGACCGAGCAGGTGATCGCGGGCTGCCGCGGGGTGAACCCGGGCCTCGAGGCGTATTACGACCAGGTGCTCGCCGAGGGGCGGCGTGCGCTGGCGGGGTAA